One genomic window of Daphnia pulex isolate KAP4 chromosome 10, ASM2113471v1 includes the following:
- the LOC124203890 gene encoding otolin-1-like yields the protein MFSLVAVVCVCLTGFVLCMDQINSPMMEHRQEVSHPFFHPYFSQFLIQPEISARTLQHRGSYVPETDAKKWRGFGYSNWNSNSKGVDELLLLIAKHGIKGEKGEPGATGAHGEKGPTGSHGPTGSMGPPGHPGHPGPQGPRGYPGFHGMAGPKGDKGYKGDMGHHGEGKGYEGPPGPEGPKGSKGSKGSKGDHGEYHGDHHGDHHGDHHGGKGYQGKGGKGGKGDGNSR from the exons aTGTTCTCTTTGGTCGCTGTAGTTTGCGTATGCCTTACCGGGTTCGTGCTGTGCATGGACCAAATAAATTCACCCATGATGGAGCACCGACAAGAAGTTAGCCATCCGTTCTTCCATCCTTATTTTAgccaatttttaattcaaccgGAAATATCAGCCAGAACTCTACAGCATCGTG GTAGTTACGTCCCGGAAACGGATGCGAAAAAATGGCGCGGTTTTGGCTATTCGAATTGGAATTCGAATTCGAAGGGTGTCGATGAATTATTGCTGCTGATTGCCAAACATG gaataaaaggggaaaaaggagaaccCGGAGCGACTGGTGCCCACGGAGAAAAGGGACCAACAGGAAGTCACGGACCAACAGGAAGTATGGGACCACCAGGCCATCCAGGACATCCAGGTCCTCAAGGTCCTCGAGGATATCCCGGATTTCACGGAATGGCAGGACCAAAAGGAGATAAAGGATACAAGGGAGATATGGGACATCATGGAGAAGGAAAGGGATATGAGGGACCACCAGGCCCTGAAGGACCTAAAGGAAGCAAAGGAAGTAAAGGCAGCAAAGGAGACCATGGAGAATATCATGGAGATCATCATGGAGATCATCATGGAGATCATCATGGAGGCAAGGGATACCAAGGCAAAGGAGGCAAAGGAGGCAAAGGAGACGGAAATTCTCGATGA
- the LOC124203887 gene encoding uncharacterized protein LOC124203887: MASTMDAFKGVFREEPWATPLLAMSVITLCSLLLYTVVCFCFWIKPSLSRRSSLLPWLQIPFLIGLMCLASIAIVAAVPLNDGSCRTLFIGPGVGYALLAAGLLSRIIQHTMRAHVFLHWLLIFFVVLNQFVISIAYLFRSTRKTCSLTVHDQLLMMLYPALLIGVILLLVYRTTRRTRSQWKSRQAIHVGLAATFGGAFAGCWLGAACVLGDALLSSCIGFGCLTTSVIVSLIALIPKQERIDVTDDSIYSEKEDAVYHQERNPKDMHVVTEYMEPVSRSSEKQILSDPEIIIVPISPDGQTIPDIALQAINKARNGQYHHHHGGNRRSRDHVDVGRGHHHHHHHQQQGGQQQRSPHRWHNKLRPEMTSSRKTNKTLRSRKEVGNRGQSRNGPADKVHRTPYNHRGWLY; this comes from the exons ATGGCGAGCACAATGGACGCATTCAAAGGTGTCTTCCGCGAGGAACCCTGGGCTACGCCACTGCTGG cCATGTCTGTCATCACCCTGTGCTCACTTTTACTGTACACAGTCGTCTGTTTCTGCTTTTGGATCAAGCCTTCCTTGTCCAG GAGGTCTTCGTTACTGCCGTGGTTGCAAATTCCATTTCTCATCGGCTTGATGTGCTTGGCTTCCATCGCCATCGTTGCGGCTGTGCCATTAAACGATGGATCGTGTCGCACCCTTTTTATTGGCCCCGGAGTCGGTTATGCGCTCCTGGCCGCTGGATTGCTGTCTAGAATCATCCAGCACACTATGCGAGCCCATGTGTTCCTTCACTGgctcctcatcttcttcgtcgttttGAATCAATTCGTCATCAGCATCGCCTATTTGTTCCGCAGCACCCGGAAGACTTGCAGTTTGACAGTTCACGATCAGCTGTTGATGATGCTCTACCCAGCGTTGCTGATTGGAGTAATTTTACTTCTGGTCTACCGGACAACCCGAAGAACTCGATCGCAATGGAAATCTCGACAAGCGATTCACGTTGGACTGGCTGCCACATTTGGAGGAGCCTTTGCCGGATGTTGGTTAGGAGCCGCTTGCGTCCTCGGCGATGCTCTCCTGTCCTCCTGCATCGGATTCGGCTGCCTGACAACTTCTGTGATTGTTTCTCTTATCGCTCTGATCCCCAAACAGGAGCGCATCGATGTCACTGACGACAGCATCTACTCGGAGAAGGAAGATGCCGTCTATCACCAAGAACGTAATCCCAAAGACATGCATGTAGTTACAGAGTATATGGAACCGGTAAGCCGGAGCTCAGAAAAGCAAATCCTTAGTGATCCAG AGATTATTATAGTGCCGATTAGTCCTGACGGCCAAACCATTCCGGACATAGCTTTACAGGCCATAAATAAAGCTCGCAACGGTCAATATCATCATCACCACGGTGGTAATCGGAGATCTCGTGATCATGTCGATGTCGGACgaggtcatcatcatcatcatcaccaccaacaGCAAGGAGGCCAGCAGCAACGATCTCCTCATCGTTGGCACAATAAACTACGCCCGGAGATGACTTCCAGCCGCAAGACCAATAAAACCCTTAGGTCACGAAAAGAGGTCGGCAATCGTGGCCAGTCTAGAAACGGTCCGGCGGACAAAGTTCATCGAACACCCTACAATCACCGCGGCTGGCTTTACTGA